A single genomic interval of Bradyrhizobium sp. AZCC 1693 harbors:
- a CDS encoding OpgC domain-containing protein, producing the protein MQVELALPPSKRDLRLDLFRGLANWLMFLGHVSTSVLAWFSFRNYGFSDGADLFVFISGYTSALVFGRRMLEGGFVFGTTRLLRRVWQIYAAHILLLVFYLASVHLLSNSFNAPGLVDRFNVAPLLNAPVETITQGLLLRYKPLNLDVLPLYVVLMGAFPPVLWLMLRHRNWVMLGSVLLYLAARQFGWNLPSYPSGVWYFNPFAWQLLFVLGAWLALGGANTLHFLVRSRAVLVFGVAYLVFAAVMTLSGLIAELQALFPRVLFEAFSPNDKTNLAPYRFLHLAIVIILGARFIPIDAVGLQAAIWKPLIKCGQQSLEVFAVGIYLSFIGYFVLKTTSDGIIAQLLVGTAGIAIMTAVAYYRSWSKRVEKPTHAHASPPTVDRFHAAAGEPARPADRAAVGIV; encoded by the coding sequence ATGCAGGTCGAGCTTGCACTTCCACCGTCGAAGCGGGACTTGCGGCTGGACCTGTTCCGCGGCCTCGCCAATTGGCTGATGTTCCTTGGCCATGTCTCCACCAGCGTACTGGCCTGGTTTTCGTTCCGAAACTACGGCTTCAGCGATGGCGCCGATCTGTTCGTGTTCATTTCCGGCTACACCTCGGCGCTCGTCTTCGGCAGACGAATGCTCGAGGGCGGCTTCGTCTTCGGAACGACGAGACTGTTGCGGCGCGTGTGGCAAATCTACGCCGCCCACATCTTGCTGCTCGTGTTCTATCTGGCTTCCGTCCATTTGCTCTCAAACAGCTTCAACGCGCCCGGTCTCGTCGACCGGTTCAATGTCGCCCCCTTGTTGAACGCGCCGGTTGAAACCATCACGCAAGGGCTGTTGCTCCGGTACAAGCCGCTGAACCTCGACGTGCTGCCGCTCTACGTCGTCCTGATGGGCGCCTTTCCGCCGGTGCTCTGGCTGATGCTCAGGCACCGCAATTGGGTGATGCTGGGATCCGTATTGCTCTATCTCGCGGCCCGGCAATTCGGCTGGAACCTTCCCTCCTACCCGTCAGGAGTTTGGTATTTCAACCCGTTCGCGTGGCAGCTTCTTTTTGTACTTGGCGCATGGCTGGCGCTGGGCGGGGCCAATACGCTGCACTTCCTGGTGCGCTCCAGGGCAGTCCTCGTGTTCGGAGTGGCCTATTTGGTCTTTGCGGCCGTCATGACGCTATCCGGACTTATAGCTGAGCTTCAGGCCTTGTTTCCGCGCGTTCTGTTCGAAGCCTTCAGCCCGAACGACAAGACCAATCTGGCGCCCTATCGCTTCCTGCATCTCGCCATCGTGATCATCCTGGGCGCGCGGTTCATACCGATCGATGCCGTAGGGCTCCAGGCTGCGATCTGGAAACCGCTGATCAAGTGCGGCCAGCAATCCCTCGAAGTGTTTGCCGTCGGCATCTACCTCTCGTTCATCGGCTATTTTGTCCTGAAGACGACTTCTGACGGGATTATCGCTCAATTGCTGGTTGGAACCGCCGGCATCGCAATCATGACGGCTGTCGCCTACTATCGGTCATGGTCGAAACGCGTTGAAAAGCCGACTCACGCTCACGCTAGTCCGCCGACCGTGGACAGATTCCACGCCGCTGCTGGCGAGCCGGCTCGGCCCGCCGATCGGGCAGCCGTCGGCATCGTGTAA
- the rplK gene encoding 50S ribosomal protein L11 produces MAKKVTGYLKLQVPAGAANPSPPIGPALGQRGLNIMEFCKAFNAQTQKEEKNTPIPVIITIYADRSFTFEMKTPPMSHFLKQAAKIQSGSKAPGRDKAGQVTREQVREIAEKKMKDLNCDSIESAMKMVEGSARSMGLEVAG; encoded by the coding sequence ATGGCAAAGAAAGTGACCGGATACCTGAAATTGCAGGTGCCGGCCGGTGCGGCGAATCCTTCGCCCCCGATCGGTCCCGCGCTTGGTCAGCGCGGTCTCAACATCATGGAATTCTGCAAGGCGTTCAACGCGCAGACGCAGAAGGAAGAAAAGAACACCCCGATCCCGGTGATCATCACCATCTATGCGGACCGTTCCTTCACCTTCGAGATGAAGACGCCGCCGATGTCCCACTTCCTCAAGCAGGCCGCCAAGATCCAGTCCGGTTCGAAAGCCCCGGGCCGCGACAAGGCCGGCCAGGTGACACGCGAGCAGGTGCGCGAGATCGCCGAGAAGAAGATGAAGGATCTCAATTGCGATTCCATCGAGTCGGCCATGAAGATGGTCGAGGGCTCCGCCCGTTCGATGGGTCTGGAAGTTGCGGGGTAA
- a CDS encoding NIPSNAP family protein: MIQQLRIYEIFENNKAAFHARFRDHAARIMKTRYGFRIVAMWETKFDDRTEFAYLLEWPDEATKTATWSAFMADTEWSEIKRVTHAEHGLMVGQIEDRLLVPTDYSPAKRRSLLAASA, from the coding sequence ATGATCCAGCAACTGCGCATCTACGAAATATTCGAAAACAACAAGGCTGCGTTCCACGCCCGCTTTCGCGATCACGCCGCGCGCATCATGAAAACCAGATACGGTTTCCGGATCGTCGCGATGTGGGAAACCAAATTCGACGACAGGACCGAGTTTGCCTATCTGCTGGAATGGCCCGACGAGGCAACCAAGACCGCCACGTGGTCGGCTTTCATGGCCGATACCGAGTGGTCCGAGATCAAGCGCGTGACGCATGCGGAGCATGGCTTGATGGTGGGCCAGATCGAAGACCGTTTGCTTGTGCCGACGGACTATTCGCCAGCGAAACGCAGGAGCCTTCTTGCGGCATCAGCGTAG
- the secE gene encoding preprotein translocase subunit SecE, with the protein MAFSPFKFLQEVRSETAKVTWPTRRETTITTIMVFVMVALASIFFFTSDLIIRYVVTFLLGVH; encoded by the coding sequence ATGGCTTTCAGCCCGTTCAAATTCCTGCAGGAAGTGCGCTCGGAGACCGCCAAGGTCACCTGGCCGACGCGCCGCGAGACGACGATCACCACGATCATGGTGTTCGTAATGGTTGCGCTGGCTTCGATCTTCTTTTTCACTTCGGATTTGATCATCCGTTATGTCGTCACCTTCCTGCTGGGCGTCCACTGA
- a CDS encoding SDR family NAD(P)-dependent oxidoreductase, whose protein sequence is MSLFDMTGKVAVITGSTRGIGRAIAERMAEHGAKVVISSRKQDVCDQVTKEINEKFGKGTAVAIAANISSKENLQNLVDESNRAFGKIDVLVCNAASNPYYGPLAGISDDQFRKILDNNIVANNWLINMVVPQMIERKDGSIVIVSSIGGLKGSTVLGAYAISKAADMQLARNLACEYGKHNIRVNCIAPGLIKTDFAKALWDNPETLKASTARSPLLRIGVPDEIAGAAVLMGSKAGDFMTGQTIVIDGGATIS, encoded by the coding sequence ATGAGCTTGTTCGATATGACCGGGAAAGTCGCCGTCATCACCGGCTCGACGCGCGGCATCGGCCGCGCCATTGCCGAGCGCATGGCCGAACACGGCGCCAAGGTGGTGATCTCCTCGCGCAAGCAGGACGTCTGCGATCAGGTCACCAAGGAGATCAACGAAAAATTCGGCAAGGGCACCGCGGTTGCGATCGCGGCGAATATCTCGAGCAAGGAAAACCTGCAGAACCTCGTCGACGAATCCAACCGTGCGTTTGGCAAGATCGACGTGCTGGTCTGCAACGCCGCGTCCAATCCCTATTACGGCCCGCTCGCCGGCATTTCCGACGACCAGTTCCGAAAAATCCTCGACAATAACATCGTCGCCAACAACTGGCTGATCAACATGGTGGTGCCGCAGATGATCGAGCGCAAGGACGGCTCGATCGTTATCGTGTCCTCGATCGGCGGCCTGAAGGGCTCGACCGTGCTCGGCGCCTACGCGATCTCGAAGGCCGCCGACATGCAGCTCGCGCGCAACCTCGCCTGCGAATACGGCAAGCATAATATCCGCGTGAACTGCATCGCGCCCGGCCTGATCAAGACCGATTTCGCCAAGGCGCTGTGGGACAATCCCGAGACGCTGAAGGCCTCCACGGCACGCTCGCCGCTGCTCCGTATCGGCGTGCCCGACGAGATCGCGGGCGCCGCGGTGCTGATGGGATCGAAGGCCGGCGATTTCATGACCGGCCAGACCATCGTGATCGACGGTGGGGCTACGATCAGTTAA
- the rplA gene encoding 50S ribosomal protein L1 has product MAIGKRLKKAREGVDREKLYPLADAIKMVKERAKSKFDETIEIAINLGVDPRHADQMVRGVVNLPNGTGRTLRVGVFARGAKAEEAKAAGADVVGAEDLVEKVQGGNIDFDRCIATPDMMPLVGRLGKVLGPRGMMPNPKIGTVTMDVATAVKGAKGGSVEFRVEKAGIVQAGVGKASFSEEKLVQNVKALADAVSKAKPAGAKGTYIQRVAVSSTMGPGVKVEPGTLLG; this is encoded by the coding sequence ATGGCAATCGGAAAACGTTTGAAGAAGGCCCGCGAGGGTGTCGACCGCGAGAAGCTCTATCCGCTCGCGGATGCCATCAAGATGGTCAAGGAACGCGCCAAGTCGAAGTTCGACGAGACGATCGAGATCGCGATCAATCTCGGCGTCGACCCGCGTCACGCCGACCAGATGGTTCGCGGCGTCGTCAACCTGCCGAACGGCACCGGCCGCACCTTGCGCGTGGGCGTGTTCGCCCGTGGCGCCAAGGCGGAAGAAGCCAAGGCAGCAGGTGCTGACGTCGTCGGCGCCGAAGATCTGGTCGAGAAGGTGCAGGGCGGCAACATCGATTTCGATCGTTGTATCGCCACCCCCGACATGATGCCGCTGGTCGGCCGCCTCGGTAAGGTGCTCGGGCCCCGCGGCATGATGCCGAACCCGAAGATCGGCACCGTGACGATGGACGTCGCCACCGCCGTGAAGGGCGCCAAGGGCGGCTCGGTCGAGTTTCGCGTCGAGAAGGCCGGCATCGTGCAGGCCGGCGTCGGCAAGGCCTCGTTCTCCGAGGAAAAGCTGGTGCAGAACGTGAAAGCGCTTGCGGACGCGGTGTCGAAGGCAAAGCCCGCCGGCGCCAAGGGTACCTACATCCAGCGCGTGGCGGTCTCCTCCACCATGGGCCCGGGCGTCAAGGTTGAGCCGGGCACGCTGCTCGGCTAG
- a CDS encoding histidine phosphatase family protein — translation MSNPDKPRVVATRWWWVRHAPVREDNGCIYGQKDLGCDTSDRVVFEAVGKILPRNAVWYASNLKRTHQTADAIWAAGFPKPSDMPHVNAFAEQHLGEWQGLNRAAFLASRPIGSHWLTEIDEPAPGGESFMDLYNRTCGAIERINAEQAGRDVIVVAHGGTIRAAVGLALGQPERGLAFDIDNCSVTRLDYLSSANYTGWRLPMVNQQPWIADASHNAMHQPAGPEVKPPETKLA, via the coding sequence ATGTCCAATCCAGACAAACCGCGGGTAGTTGCGACGCGATGGTGGTGGGTTCGCCATGCGCCGGTCCGCGAAGATAACGGCTGCATTTACGGGCAGAAGGATCTTGGCTGTGACACCAGCGATCGGGTGGTGTTCGAAGCGGTCGGAAAAATCCTGCCGCGCAATGCGGTCTGGTATGCGAGCAATCTGAAGCGAACGCACCAGACCGCGGACGCTATCTGGGCCGCCGGCTTTCCTAAGCCGTCAGATATGCCGCACGTGAATGCATTTGCCGAACAGCATCTCGGTGAGTGGCAAGGCCTGAATCGCGCGGCGTTCCTCGCCAGCCGGCCGATCGGCAGCCACTGGCTTACTGAGATCGACGAACCCGCGCCCGGCGGCGAGAGTTTCATGGACCTGTACAATCGCACATGCGGCGCCATCGAGCGCATCAACGCCGAGCAGGCGGGCAGGGACGTCATCGTCGTCGCGCATGGCGGCACGATCAGGGCCGCTGTCGGGCTTGCACTCGGTCAGCCAGAGAGAGGTCTCGCCTTCGATATCGACAATTGTTCGGTGACGCGGCTCGATTATCTCTCAAGCGCGAATTACACCGGCTGGCGGCTGCCGATGGTTAACCAGCAGCCCTGGATCGCGGACGCTTCGCACAACGCGATGCATCAGCCGGCAGGGCCCGAGGTGAAGCCGCCGGAGACGAAACTCGCTTGA
- the nusG gene encoding transcription termination/antitermination protein NusG, with protein sequence MDKRWYIVHAYSNFEKKVSESIREQAKQRGLEELFEQVLVPTEKVTEVRRGRKIDAERKFFPGYVLVKMKLTDEAFHLIKNTPKVTGFLGAENKPMPISESEAMRILHQVQEGVERPKASVSFEIGENVRVADGPFASFSGVVEEIDEARSRVKVAVSIFGRATPVELEFGQVEKV encoded by the coding sequence ATGGACAAGCGCTGGTATATTGTTCACGCCTATTCGAATTTCGAAAAGAAGGTCTCGGAATCGATCCGGGAACAGGCCAAGCAGCGCGGGCTCGAGGAATTGTTCGAGCAGGTGCTGGTGCCGACCGAAAAGGTCACCGAAGTGCGCCGCGGCCGCAAGATCGACGCCGAGCGCAAATTCTTCCCGGGTTACGTGCTGGTGAAGATGAAGCTGACCGACGAGGCGTTCCATCTCATCAAGAACACGCCCAAGGTGACCGGCTTCCTCGGCGCCGAAAACAAGCCGATGCCGATCTCCGAGTCCGAAGCGATGCGGATCCTGCACCAGGTGCAGGAAGGCGTCGAACGTCCGAAGGCGTCGGTGTCGTTTGAAATCGGCGAGAACGTCCGCGTGGCCGATGGGCCGTTTGCGTCGTTCTCCGGCGTGGTTGAAGAAATTGACGAGGCGCGTTCGCGCGTGAAGGTCGCGGTGTCGATCTTCGGTCGCGCCACGCCCGTCGAACTGGAATTCGGTCAGGTCGAGAAGGTCTGA
- a CDS encoding 2-hydroxyacid dehydrogenase: protein MPEKVLIYSRFPKAQMERFGERFELLNAAGKPPNEMFSAEQLTDIRAMITAGGTPLGGNAMDLLPKLGAIICYGTGYDGVDLAAAAKRNIAVGHSPGANAASVADIAVTLMLAATRRLLVADDYVRGGNWAAAKPSPMMRPQAGMLGRRIGVYGMGEIGRKIASRVAAFETEVGYFSRRRHDVPYQYFPTLDALAEWCSVLMIAVRAGADTHHAVDANILKKLGKDGYVVNISRGSVIDQPALIAALTDQTIAGAGLDVYAKEPHAPDALTALPNVVLSPHIGGHTLESHVAMQDCVIANLDAFFAGKPLAHPVTSAG, encoded by the coding sequence ATGCCCGAGAAGGTCCTGATCTATTCGCGTTTTCCAAAAGCCCAGATGGAGCGTTTCGGCGAGCGTTTTGAGCTGCTGAATGCTGCCGGCAAGCCGCCCAATGAAATGTTTTCCGCCGAACAGCTCACAGACATTCGCGCGATGATCACGGCCGGCGGTACGCCGCTCGGCGGCAATGCGATGGACCTCCTGCCCAAGCTCGGCGCCATCATCTGCTACGGTACCGGCTATGACGGCGTCGATCTGGCTGCGGCGGCGAAACGCAACATCGCAGTCGGCCACAGCCCGGGGGCCAACGCGGCGTCGGTCGCCGACATCGCGGTCACCTTGATGCTGGCGGCCACGCGGCGACTGCTCGTGGCTGACGACTATGTGCGGGGCGGGAACTGGGCCGCCGCAAAGCCGTCGCCGATGATGCGACCGCAGGCAGGGATGCTTGGTCGCAGAATAGGCGTCTACGGCATGGGCGAGATCGGCCGCAAGATCGCGTCGCGCGTCGCCGCCTTCGAGACCGAGGTCGGCTATTTCAGCCGCCGCAGGCACGACGTTCCCTATCAATATTTTCCGACGCTCGATGCGTTGGCCGAATGGTGCAGCGTCCTGATGATCGCGGTGCGGGCGGGGGCGGATACCCATCATGCCGTCGATGCCAATATCCTCAAGAAGCTCGGCAAGGACGGTTACGTCGTCAACATTTCGCGCGGCTCGGTGATCGACCAGCCGGCTTTGATCGCGGCGCTGACCGACCAGACCATCGCCGGCGCGGGCCTTGACGTGTATGCGAAGGAGCCGCACGCGCCCGACGCGCTGACGGCGCTGCCCAATGTCGTGCTGTCCCCGCATATCGGCGGCCATACGCTGGAGTCGCATGTCGCGATGCAGGACTGCGTGATCGCCAATCTCGACGCCTTCTTCGCCGGCAAGCCGCTCGCTCACCCGGTGACGTCAGCCGGCTGA
- a CDS encoding serine hydrolase domain-containing protein, which translates to MNAQTAARQTSAPQTPALPDAKPETIGLSSIRLQRMSDAFKREVDKGTLPGATVMVARRGQVGWFDAIGRQSPAASAPMAHDSIFRIFSMTKPIVSVGIMMLVEDGHFVLGDPVAKFIPEFAEQKVGVENNGKLDLVPVKRQMTVQDLLRHTSGLTYDHTGNSLVQKLYQQSRLRSRKITNAEHATMIAGMPLICQPGAEWNYSRSTDVLGRIIEVVSGKSLGAFLTERILAPLQMTETAFHTGEANAGRLAEPFATDPWNGDKVQLFNMLEKPAMESGGGGLVSTTMDYARFCQMLLNGGVLDGNRIIGRKTLELMASDHLTAGVKVDSPLMPPGHGFGLGFAVRTHRGIAPFPGSLGQFFWSGMAGTFFFIDPAEDLFTVFMMQGPGQREYIRNLLRDLVYAAVE; encoded by the coding sequence ATGAACGCGCAGACCGCCGCCCGGCAGACATCCGCCCCCCAGACCCCTGCCCTCCCCGACGCCAAGCCGGAAACCATCGGGCTCTCGAGCATCCGCCTGCAGCGGATGTCGGACGCCTTCAAGCGCGAGGTCGACAAGGGGACCCTCCCCGGTGCCACGGTGATGGTGGCGCGGCGCGGCCAGGTCGGCTGGTTCGATGCGATCGGCCGGCAGAGCCCGGCCGCGAGCGCACCGATGGCGCATGACAGCATCTTCCGCATCTTCTCGATGACCAAGCCGATCGTTTCCGTCGGCATCATGATGCTGGTCGAGGACGGCCACTTCGTCCTGGGCGATCCCGTCGCCAAGTTCATTCCGGAGTTTGCCGAGCAGAAGGTCGGCGTCGAGAACAACGGCAAGCTCGACCTGGTCCCGGTGAAGCGGCAGATGACCGTGCAGGACCTGCTGCGGCACACGTCGGGCCTGACCTACGACCACACCGGCAACAGCCTCGTCCAAAAGCTCTACCAGCAGTCGCGGCTGCGCAGCCGCAAGATCACCAACGCCGAGCACGCGACCATGATCGCGGGCATGCCACTGATCTGCCAGCCCGGTGCGGAATGGAATTACAGCCGCTCGACCGACGTGCTCGGCCGCATCATCGAAGTCGTCTCCGGCAAATCGCTCGGCGCGTTCCTGACCGAACGCATTCTGGCGCCGCTGCAAATGACGGAGACCGCATTCCATACCGGCGAAGCCAATGCCGGCCGCCTCGCCGAGCCGTTCGCGACCGATCCGTGGAACGGCGACAAGGTGCAGCTCTTCAACATGCTGGAGAAGCCCGCGATGGAATCCGGCGGCGGCGGGCTGGTCTCGACCACGATGGATTATGCGCGGTTCTGCCAGATGCTGCTCAACGGCGGCGTGCTCGACGGCAACAGGATCATCGGCCGCAAGACGCTGGAGCTGATGGCCTCAGATCACCTCACCGCCGGCGTGAAGGTCGACTCGCCGCTAATGCCGCCCGGCCACGGCTTTGGCCTCGGCTTCGCCGTCCGCACGCACCGCGGCATCGCGCCGTTCCCGGGCTCGCTCGGCCAGTTCTTCTGGAGCGGCATGGCCGGCACGTTCTTCTTCATCGATCCTGCGGAAGACCTGTTCACGGTATTCATGATGCAGGGCCCCGGCCAGCGCGAATATATCCGCAACCTGCTGCGGGATCTGGTCTACGCGGCGGTGGAGTGA
- a CDS encoding DMT family transporter: MAAFTVVDTITKAVSSEMNIGQVMLVRGLFAVLLVAAFAHQQGALRPLHTLMLRPVALRVLGEIGGTISFMTALVHLPLANTSAILQALPLAITLGAAVILREPVGWRRWSAIVAGLIGVLIIVRPGLAGFNQFALLALVSVAFCALRDLATRRIPAKIPSLFITLLTTVTVTAAGGAILVPLGGWTPPSASALGLQALAAVLLLIGYQCIISALRSGDISAVAPFRYSALLWAMLLGYLVFGDVPDAMMVLGASIIVLSGLYAFYRERIRPLTARWQRNHPACRPTGCDQRRGSPYLRS; encoded by the coding sequence ATGGCGGCGTTCACTGTGGTTGACACCATCACCAAGGCGGTGTCGTCAGAGATGAACATCGGCCAGGTGATGCTGGTGCGCGGGCTGTTTGCGGTTCTGCTGGTCGCGGCGTTCGCGCACCAACAGGGCGCGCTGCGGCCGCTGCACACGCTGATGCTGAGGCCAGTGGCGCTCAGGGTGCTGGGCGAGATCGGCGGCACGATCTCGTTCATGACGGCGCTGGTGCATCTGCCGCTTGCCAACACCTCGGCGATCTTGCAGGCGCTGCCGCTGGCGATCACGCTCGGCGCTGCCGTGATCCTCCGCGAGCCGGTCGGCTGGCGGCGCTGGTCGGCGATCGTGGCGGGCTTGATCGGCGTGCTCATCATCGTGCGGCCGGGGCTGGCTGGGTTCAACCAGTTCGCGCTGCTCGCGCTGGTGTCGGTCGCCTTTTGCGCGCTGCGTGACCTCGCGACCCGGCGCATTCCCGCAAAGATTCCGTCGCTGTTCATCACACTGCTGACGACTGTGACGGTGACGGCGGCCGGCGGCGCTATCCTCGTTCCGCTCGGCGGATGGACACCGCCATCCGCGAGTGCCCTTGGCCTGCAGGCGCTGGCCGCGGTGCTGCTGCTGATCGGCTATCAATGCATCATCTCGGCGCTGCGCTCCGGCGACATTTCGGCGGTGGCGCCGTTCCGCTATTCCGCGCTGCTATGGGCGATGCTGCTCGGCTATCTCGTGTTCGGCGACGTGCCTGATGCGATGATGGTGTTGGGGGCATCCATCATCGTGCTGTCCGGCCTCTACGCCTTCTACCGCGAGCGCATCCGTCCCCTCACCGCACGCTGGCAGCGGAATCATCCGGCTTGCCGCCCGACGGGTTGTGACCAGCGTCGCGGGAGCCCATATCTCCGAAGCTGA